The Methylomusa anaerophila genome has a segment encoding these proteins:
- a CDS encoding helix-turn-helix domain-containing protein translates to MPKIGRRLRDLRIQKKLTMKEVAEIAGIAQSSVSYIETGNNSPSIETLEAILTALGITIGEFFAEEKPELEPELRQLLDTAKKLTPEQRELAQRLLDALSKD, encoded by the coding sequence ATGCCCAAGATAGGTCGCCGCTTACGCGATTTACGGATCCAAAAAAAGTTGACGATGAAAGAAGTCGCCGAAATTGCTGGAATTGCCCAATCTTCAGTCAGTTATATTGAAACTGGTAACAATTCTCCAAGTATTGAAACATTAGAAGCTATTCTAACGGCATTAGGAATTACAATCGGCGAATTCTTTGCAGAAGAGAAACCGGAGCTTGAACCGGAACTCCGCCAATTATTGGATACCGCTAAGAAATTGACACCAGAGCAGAGAGAACTTGCTCAGCGATTACTTGACGCCTTAAGTAAGGATTAA
- the cas6 gene encoding CRISPR-associated endoribonuclease Cas6, which translates to MTVNASELTALVLSLKSLNTASLPATHGAMAYAAALDMIGRFDPALTVRLHDTNARKPLTVSPLFGPVRRGREVPLTAGQAVRWRLCGLNAEISAALVQAAIAGSGVRIGDAVFEIDGATTAVEEDADAGNDTFSGLLQATTEAPVEITLSFITPTCFRQRNFELPFPLPRLLWGSLLDAWNAFSPELIDETRYSIEDALYITNYIAETCRADLGNRSAVGFVGKFSYRVVNNYLPLRLLLNLLARFAFYAGAGWQTTCGLGQVRPYFR; encoded by the coding sequence ATGACCGTCAACGCGAGTGAGTTGACCGCCTTGGTCCTAAGTCTAAAGTCATTAAACACAGCATCACTACCGGCAACCCACGGCGCAATGGCGTATGCTGCGGCGTTGGATATGATCGGCCGCTTTGATCCTGCTTTGACAGTGCGTCTTCATGATACCAATGCCCGCAAGCCTTTGACCGTAAGTCCGCTATTCGGACCGGTGAGGCGTGGACGGGAAGTGCCTTTGACGGCCGGTCAGGCGGTTCGTTGGCGATTGTGCGGTTTAAATGCTGAAATATCCGCCGCTTTGGTACAGGCTGCCATAGCGGGCAGCGGCGTACGAATCGGTGACGCTGTATTCGAAATTGACGGCGCGACCACAGCGGTAGAGGAAGACGCGGATGCTGGGAACGATACGTTTAGCGGTCTTTTGCAGGCGACTACGGAGGCGCCGGTTGAGATAACGCTTTCGTTCATTACCCCTACCTGCTTCCGTCAACGCAATTTTGAACTTCCTTTCCCGTTGCCCCGCTTACTTTGGGGTTCACTGCTTGATGCCTGGAACGCTTTTTCACCGGAGTTAATTGATGAAACACGGTATTCAATCGAGGATGCTCTATATATTACCAACTATATCGCCGAAACCTGCCGGGCGGACCTTGGGAACCGCAGCGCGGTGGGCTTTGTCGGCAAATTTTCTTATCGAGTAGTTAACAATTATTTGCCGCTTAGACTACTTCTCAATCTGCTGGCCCGTTTTGCATTTTATGCCGGCGCAGGCTGGCAGACTACTTGTGGATTGGGTCAGGTCAGGCCCTATTTTCGCTAA
- a CDS encoding helix-turn-helix transcriptional regulator, with amino-acid sequence MSCLNNVTCERRTYTEKPHGHIHAFAQLVVPISGTLSVMIGEQSLADCCQNVIYIPPSSYHSFHSQGRNRFFVFDIPTFFLPKNKTLLADCLRMDGRWQAVRALLFDEVGESTASNPRLSDLCCYIMRLLEDKARHSASLEYMHSNYCRQITVQELAALEHYNPSYYCTWFLKHYGVSPLNYIRNLRLENAKDLLVNTDCTLMQIAQQIGYQHQSTLTRLFLAETGMAPAEFRRKNKSSG; translated from the coding sequence ATGAGTTGTCTTAACAATGTAACATGCGAACGACGGACTTATACCGAAAAGCCTCATGGGCACATTCATGCTTTCGCCCAGTTGGTTGTGCCGATCAGCGGCACCCTTTCCGTGATGATCGGTGAACAATCCCTTGCTGATTGCTGCCAAAACGTAATTTATATTCCTCCGTCCTCGTACCATTCTTTTCATTCACAAGGACGCAATCGGTTTTTTGTGTTTGATATTCCTACATTTTTTTTACCCAAAAATAAGACTTTGCTAGCGGATTGTCTTCGTATGGATGGACGTTGGCAGGCGGTCAGGGCGCTCCTATTTGATGAAGTAGGGGAAAGCACTGCGTCGAATCCGAGACTGTCGGACTTATGCTGCTATATTATGCGCCTTTTAGAGGATAAAGCCAGGCATTCCGCTTCGCTGGAGTATATGCATTCCAATTATTGCCGGCAGATTACCGTTCAAGAATTAGCCGCTTTGGAGCACTATAACCCATCCTACTATTGCACCTGGTTTCTGAAGCATTATGGAGTTTCACCGTTAAACTATATCCGCAATCTCAGACTTGAAAATGCAAAGGATCTGCTGGTTAACACCGATTGCACCCTTATGCAGATTGCGCAACAAATTGGTTATCAACATCAGTCTACTTTAACCAGGCTGTTTCTGGCGGAGACGGGTATGGCGCCGGCGGAATTCCGGCGGAAGAACAAAAGTAGCGGCTAA
- the cmr4 gene encoding type III-B CRISPR module RAMP protein Cmr4, translating into MYKIAKPLFLLCDTPLHAGSGNDLGIVDLPIQRERHTGFPKVESSGIKGCIRESFEVRQRDGKTFMANGNKVSGDDLKKCIELVFGPEGYNADEHAGALGFTDARVLLFPVKSMQGVFAWITCPKVLQRFQSDLKQCERIELGFTLPGESCASQECQLFIRNNPDVVILEEYSLEIKHKNDENCTALAKWLADHVVPQGEAFDYWRCKMAKDILVVSDDEFRDFVTLSTEVITRIKIDPVKGIVEKGALFTEEYLPSETVLYSLALATPIFAKNKGCFTQADRPEAAVMQFLVDGLEGVLQLGGNATIGKGITQICI; encoded by the coding sequence ATGTATAAAATTGCAAAACCTCTATTCCTTCTATGTGATACACCGCTTCATGCCGGCAGCGGTAACGATCTTGGCATCGTTGACTTACCTATTCAGCGGGAACGTCACACAGGGTTTCCCAAAGTAGAGAGTTCCGGGATCAAAGGATGTATTCGAGAGTCTTTTGAAGTTCGGCAACGGGATGGTAAAACTTTTATGGCTAACGGAAACAAAGTGTCCGGGGATGACTTGAAGAAATGCATAGAATTAGTATTTGGCCCGGAAGGATATAATGCGGATGAACATGCCGGAGCGCTAGGTTTTACTGATGCAAGGGTTCTACTATTTCCGGTAAAATCCATGCAGGGTGTTTTTGCGTGGATTACTTGCCCAAAAGTGCTGCAACGGTTTCAAAGTGATCTTAAACAATGTGAAAGGATAGAACTTGGCTTTACACTTCCTGGAGAGAGTTGTGCGTCCCAAGAATGCCAATTGTTTATCAGAAATAATCCAGATGTTGTGATTCTTGAAGAGTATAGTTTGGAGATAAAGCATAAAAATGATGAAAACTGCACAGCGCTGGCAAAATGGCTGGCTGATCATGTTGTGCCGCAGGGTGAAGCGTTTGACTACTGGCGTTGTAAGATGGCGAAGGATATTCTAGTTGTATCCGATGATGAATTTCGTGATTTTGTAACTCTTTCCACCGAAGTAATTACTAGGATCAAAATAGATCCGGTAAAGGGAATAGTTGAAAAAGGAGCACTTTTCACTGAGGAATACCTACCGAGTGAAACTGTCCTTTATTCTCTCGCTTTGGCAACTCCTATTTTCGCCAAGAATAAAGGTTGTTTTACTCAAGCAGATCGGCCTGAAGCAGCAGTAATGCAGTTTCTTGTCGACGGATTAGAGGGTGTATTGCAATTAGGGGGAAATGCCACTATCGGCAAAGGTATCACCCAGATTTGTATCTAA
- the cmr6 gene encoding type III-B CRISPR module RAMP protein Cmr6, which translates to MMILQGKIKFYNEQRGFGKIITPKDEEVFFHFTAFPRGTQHQIVEGLEVEYEVGIGQNGRPAAIKVWLIGQYQGQKGQRTNKQYFSDQVVQKGHERGGALKGQEIENIEYYLPEDTRKYVNIQTIDNYALRLNKTPYFSDGKFLFFRVKRKDASGVEVLPKFDNIPFENLILRQRNTQKKMGLAVKELSVKGNWRLVIGLGSASVYETSITLHGIYGFPYLPGSSLKGTVRSYIIQECFGGEEKGSQTAALRDEGFRAIFGGIADGDFKAIQGGIIFFDALPKEAPKVKTDIMNPHFGPYYSSSGDKPPTDYYNPVPVPFLVVEKTRYQIAIGITKEKNQVVKDGVFNGRWPLDVAEEYTLKVLEECGIGAKTAVGYGIMEKTD; encoded by the coding sequence ATGATGATATTGCAGGGTAAAATAAAATTTTATAATGAGCAAAGGGGATTTGGAAAAATTATTACCCCGAAAGACGAAGAAGTGTTTTTTCATTTTACTGCTTTCCCCAGAGGAACACAACATCAAATTGTTGAGGGTCTAGAGGTTGAATATGAAGTAGGAATTGGGCAAAATGGTCGACCCGCAGCTATTAAGGTTTGGCTTATTGGGCAATACCAGGGTCAAAAGGGCCAACGGACAAACAAACAGTATTTCTCGGATCAAGTTGTACAGAAGGGACATGAACGTGGGGGGGCACTCAAAGGACAAGAAATTGAAAACATCGAATATTACTTGCCGGAAGATACGCGTAAATATGTTAATATACAAACCATCGATAATTATGCTTTGCGGTTAAATAAAACGCCTTACTTTAGTGATGGCAAATTTTTGTTTTTTCGGGTGAAAAGAAAGGATGCTTCTGGTGTGGAGGTGTTGCCCAAGTTCGATAACATTCCTTTTGAGAATCTGATATTAAGGCAGAGAAACACTCAGAAAAAGATGGGGCTAGCGGTTAAAGAACTGTCAGTAAAGGGGAACTGGCGCCTGGTCATTGGTTTAGGTAGCGCTTCCGTATATGAAACAAGCATCACTTTGCATGGGATTTACGGTTTTCCTTATCTTCCGGGGAGTTCATTAAAAGGCACCGTGCGCAGCTACATAATTCAAGAATGCTTTGGTGGCGAGGAAAAAGGTTCACAGACAGCCGCTTTAAGGGATGAAGGTTTCCGTGCAATATTCGGCGGAATAGCGGATGGTGATTTTAAGGCTATTCAGGGTGGTATCATTTTTTTCGATGCATTGCCCAAGGAAGCGCCAAAGGTGAAAACAGACATCATGAATCCTCATTTTGGACCATACTATTCTAGTTCTGGTGATAAACCTCCGACGGATTATTATAACCCAGTGCCTGTTCCATTTTTGGTTGTGGAGAAGACAAGATATCAAATAGCGATAGGTATTACCAAAGAAAAGAATCAAGTTGTCAAGGATGGTGTTTTTAATGGCCGGTGGCCATTAGATGTTGCCGAAGAATATACCTTAAAAGTTTTAGAGGAATGTGGGATAGGGGCCAAAACAGCTGTCGGCTATGGTATCATGGAAAAAACAGACTAA
- the cmr5 gene encoding type III-B CRISPR module-associated protein Cmr5 — protein sequence MIQQINSIKGLEMGRASFAYEKVEDAVEKLTKNDAKKYKSYVKKIPMYIKTNGLGPTLAFIRSKTDPDPAKSDTVYAMIYNQTTQWLKQDPKRVIIVNNDLVKTIISLRSPEYRAATVEVLSLFNWLRRFAEGLIEGEADDDIAG from the coding sequence ATGATTCAACAAATCAACTCCATCAAAGGACTTGAGATGGGCCGGGCATCATTTGCCTATGAAAAAGTAGAAGATGCTGTTGAAAAGCTTACCAAGAATGACGCCAAGAAATATAAATCTTATGTAAAAAAAATTCCGATGTATATCAAAACCAATGGTCTCGGTCCCACACTTGCATTTATAAGATCGAAGACAGACCCTGATCCAGCCAAGTCTGATACGGTTTATGCAATGATTTACAATCAGACTACACAATGGTTAAAGCAAGATCCTAAGAGAGTAATTATCGTAAACAATGATTTAGTCAAAACGATCATTAGCCTCAGATCTCCCGAATATCGGGCGGCAACTGTGGAGGTATTGTCATTATTTAACTGGCTCCGCCGCTTTGCGGAAGGCCTTATTGAAGGAGAGGCCGATGATGATATTGCAGGGTAA
- a CDS encoding MBL fold metallo-hydrolase, whose protein sequence is MDYMTASIAPDIFVIAVDDTETWGMQTYTNLYVLKRKEQLVLIDAGSPVYVNLVKSALKDIGYKPDDFTHVLFTHGHHDHVGCAELFRKAQKRIHRGDLPLLAPHLAAEVMPYTVWPDERVGIDDLEWLDAVAVDYHTPGSTALYDHGSRALFAGDFFCFFGDPLPEGKLISYAGQYREACYKYVADQIAGGSAQMDDFRSGLERLMHYQPAFFCTGHGVILQDDIQDFVRGLWQNAV, encoded by the coding sequence ATGGACTATATGACTGCAAGTATTGCTCCTGATATCTTCGTAATTGCGGTTGATGATACTGAGACCTGGGGAATGCAGACATACACCAATTTATATGTGCTGAAGCGTAAAGAACAGCTTGTCTTGATTGATGCCGGCTCCCCAGTGTATGTGAATTTAGTTAAGTCTGCCCTAAAAGATATTGGGTATAAGCCGGATGACTTTACTCATGTGCTGTTTACTCATGGCCATCATGATCATGTAGGATGTGCGGAATTGTTCCGTAAGGCGCAAAAAAGAATCCACCGGGGGGATTTGCCGCTATTAGCTCCGCACCTGGCGGCCGAAGTAATGCCGTATACCGTTTGGCCTGATGAAAGAGTAGGCATTGATGATCTCGAATGGCTTGACGCGGTTGCTGTAGATTACCACACCCCTGGGTCAACCGCTCTCTACGACCATGGCTCGCGGGCGCTGTTTGCGGGCGATTTCTTCTGTTTCTTTGGTGATCCTCTGCCCGAGGGCAAATTGATTTCTTATGCCGGCCAATACCGCGAGGCGTGTTATAAGTACGTAGCCGACCAAATAGCCGGCGGTTCTGCTCAAATGGACGATTTCCGTTCGGGGCTGGAGCGGTTGATGCATTACCAGCCGGCATTCTTTTGTACCGGCCACGGGGTAATTCTTCAGGATGACATCCAGGATTTCGTCCGGGGGCTTTGGCAGAATGCCGTGTAG
- a CDS encoding ASCH domain-containing protein, with the protein MFALNFQLPNHEKLLISRQKNCTIRLGDIRDAYPENSVVWITVGERFHQKHKLYMAVIDKVSIKKFSDLTTHDLDHQNPEIKTVEELLQFFATTYQKSVSPDDIVTVIYFSEIL; encoded by the coding sequence ATGTTTGCTTTGAATTTTCAATTGCCAAACCATGAGAAACTGTTGATTTCCCGGCAAAAGAATTGTACTATCCGGTTAGGCGATATCCGGGATGCCTACCCGGAAAACTCTGTGGTATGGATTACGGTAGGCGAGAGATTCCATCAGAAGCATAAGCTGTACATGGCGGTGATTGATAAGGTTTCGATCAAGAAGTTTTCCGATTTGACTACACATGATCTGGACCATCAGAATCCGGAAATTAAGACGGTAGAGGAACTGTTGCAGTTTTTTGCAACCACCTATCAAAAATCCGTAAGCCCGGACGACATCGTCACAGTAATTTATTTTTCCGAAATTCTATGA
- a CDS encoding helix-turn-helix domain-containing protein: MDVGIKIKQRRECLNFSQEQLSQISGVSQASIHYIEAGENSPTAKTLFKLASALGVSITELLGDQPATSKSQISADKSQG; this comes from the coding sequence TTGGACGTAGGTATAAAAATTAAACAAAGGCGCGAGTGTTTAAATTTTTCGCAAGAACAACTATCACAAATATCAGGTGTATCTCAAGCTTCGATTCATTATATTGAAGCGGGAGAAAATAGTCCTACCGCAAAAACCTTGTTTAAACTCGCCTCCGCCCTTGGTGTAAGTATAACCGAGCTTTTGGGTGACCAACCTGCTACGTCGAAAAGCCAGATCTCTGCTGATAAATCACAGGGATGA
- a CDS encoding CBO0543 family protein, with protein sequence MIFIVDWRYFRDWVVVFLFKGLLDLVWGSAVVSLHLLKYPVRLLPKYYETSILFELWVFPVLCIWYNQVTRERGIVPIILYAVLFSAGVTAIEYPIERYTGLLRYIDWNWFTTFYTLIITFLISRGFIAFYRWGCDYFGRNGRNH encoded by the coding sequence TTGATTTTCATTGTGGATTGGCGGTATTTCCGGGATTGGGTCGTTGTTTTTTTGTTTAAGGGATTGCTTGATCTTGTTTGGGGAAGCGCTGTCGTCAGTTTACACTTGCTCAAATATCCGGTCAGACTGCTGCCAAAGTACTATGAGACAAGCATTTTGTTTGAGTTGTGGGTATTTCCCGTTTTATGCATCTGGTACAATCAAGTTACACGGGAACGGGGAATTGTGCCTATCATTCTGTACGCCGTCCTGTTTAGCGCCGGGGTGACTGCCATCGAATACCCTATTGAGCGATATACCGGACTTCTTCGATATATTGATTGGAATTGGTTTACTACTTTTTACACGTTAATAATTACATTTTTGATCTCCCGAGGTTTCATAGCTTTTTACCGCTGGGGATGCGATTATTTTGGACGGAATGGACGGAATCATTGA
- the hypD gene encoding trans-4-hydroxy-L-proline dehydratase has translation METRGMNERIRKLRTQSLTAEPRLSMERAELVTAVYEKYSGTVETPILRALAFKHIMEEKALCINDGELIVGEKGETPQSAPTFPELCCHSLDDMAVMQQRDKIYFRVTAEAEKIQREKIIPYWQNRAMRKNILDRMAPAWMDCYESGIFTEFMEQRGPGHTVIDGKIYKKGFLDFKADIEREISNLNFLADEQAYDKKIQLEAMVICCDAIITYGKRYARYARELAAAESGQTRKAELWQIAANCEVVPAHKPATFAQAIQMYWFVHIGVTTEINPWDALSPGRLDQHLYPFYQQGIEAGSLTREQAKELLQCLWIKFNNQPAPPKVGITLKESGTYTDFANLNTGGVKADGSDGVNDISYLILETMDELKLLQPSSNVQISRKSPHLFVKKACEISRKGWGQPAFYNTEAIIQELLRAGKDIVDARQGGASGCVETGAFGKEAYILTGYFNLPKILELTLNNGFDPTVNKQLGLETGHAEDYKSYEELFAAYKKQLQYFVDVKVTGNHIIETLYAKHMPVPFLSVIISDCIKKAKDYNAGGARYNTNYIQGVGIGTLADSLAAIKYNVFDRKSFTMTELMQALADNFTGRKYIHNLVLNRTPKYGNDDDYADQIMIEAFEAFYQAVTGRKNRKGGVYRIDMLPTTCHIYFGSVMGASPNGRRAHKPLSEGISPDKGADRKGPTAVIKSASKMDHIKTGGTLLNQKFTPAVVAGEAGLENMAALIRTYFNLDGHHIQFNVIDRKTLLAAQSQPEEYKDLIVRVAGYSDYFHNLDKELQDEIIARTEQSF, from the coding sequence GTGGAAACAAGAGGCATGAATGAAAGGATCAGAAAACTTAGAACCCAGAGTCTTACTGCCGAGCCCCGCCTTTCCATGGAAAGGGCCGAGCTGGTTACCGCAGTTTACGAAAAATATTCCGGCACGGTGGAGACTCCCATTTTGCGGGCGCTGGCCTTTAAACACATTATGGAAGAGAAGGCGCTATGCATCAATGACGGCGAACTCATTGTCGGAGAAAAAGGGGAAACTCCGCAGAGCGCGCCCACCTTTCCGGAGTTATGCTGTCACAGTCTTGATGATATGGCCGTCATGCAGCAGCGGGACAAGATCTATTTCCGGGTAACGGCCGAGGCGGAAAAAATACAAAGAGAAAAAATTATCCCTTATTGGCAGAACCGGGCGATGCGAAAAAATATTTTGGACCGGATGGCACCGGCATGGATGGACTGCTACGAAAGCGGCATTTTCACCGAGTTTATGGAACAAAGAGGGCCGGGTCACACCGTTATCGACGGCAAGATCTACAAAAAAGGCTTTCTTGATTTCAAAGCCGATATTGAGCGGGAAATAAGCAACCTGAATTTTTTGGCGGATGAGCAAGCTTACGATAAAAAAATTCAGCTGGAGGCCATGGTAATCTGCTGTGACGCTATCATCACTTACGGAAAACGGTACGCCCGCTATGCCCGGGAACTGGCCGCAGCCGAATCCGGCCAGACCCGCAAGGCAGAGCTATGGCAAATTGCCGCCAACTGTGAAGTTGTTCCTGCGCATAAGCCGGCAACCTTTGCCCAGGCCATACAAATGTACTGGTTTGTCCATATCGGCGTAACAACGGAGATCAACCCCTGGGATGCCTTAAGCCCCGGCCGCCTGGACCAGCATTTATATCCATTCTATCAACAGGGTATTGAAGCAGGATCCCTCACCCGGGAACAAGCCAAGGAGCTGTTGCAGTGTTTATGGATCAAATTCAATAATCAGCCTGCTCCTCCCAAAGTGGGTATTACTCTTAAAGAAAGCGGCACGTACACGGATTTTGCCAATCTGAATACGGGTGGGGTTAAAGCTGACGGTTCGGACGGGGTGAATGATATTTCCTATCTCATACTGGAGACAATGGATGAACTGAAATTGCTGCAGCCCAGTTCCAACGTCCAAATCAGCAGGAAATCGCCGCACCTGTTTGTAAAAAAAGCTTGCGAAATTTCCCGCAAAGGCTGGGGACAACCGGCGTTTTATAATACCGAGGCAATCATTCAGGAACTGCTGCGAGCCGGCAAAGATATCGTCGACGCCAGGCAGGGAGGGGCCAGCGGCTGCGTGGAGACCGGCGCTTTCGGCAAAGAAGCCTATATTTTGACAGGCTACTTTAATTTGCCGAAAATACTGGAACTGACGCTTAACAATGGCTTTGACCCAACAGTCAATAAACAGCTGGGCCTGGAGACGGGACACGCCGAAGACTACAAGTCATACGAGGAGCTTTTCGCCGCTTATAAAAAACAACTGCAATATTTTGTCGATGTGAAAGTAACAGGCAATCATATCATCGAAACTCTCTACGCCAAACATATGCCGGTTCCGTTCCTGTCCGTAATCATTAGCGACTGTATTAAAAAGGCCAAGGACTATAATGCCGGCGGCGCCAGATACAACACCAACTACATCCAGGGGGTGGGCATCGGTACTCTCGCCGACAGTCTGGCGGCAATAAAATATAATGTGTTTGACCGGAAAAGTTTCACTATGACTGAACTCATGCAAGCTCTGGCCGACAATTTTACCGGCCGGAAATACATTCACAACCTGGTGCTTAACCGTACCCCTAAGTATGGCAATGATGATGACTACGCCGACCAGATTATGATTGAGGCATTCGAAGCGTTTTACCAGGCGGTAACCGGCAGGAAGAACCGGAAAGGCGGCGTGTACCGTATCGACATGCTGCCTACTACCTGTCACATTTACTTTGGCTCCGTTATGGGTGCCAGTCCCAACGGCAGGCGGGCGCATAAACCTTTGTCGGAAGGGATATCACCCGATAAGGGGGCTGACAGAAAAGGTCCGACCGCCGTTATCAAATCCGCGTCCAAGATGGATCATATCAAAACCGGCGGCACTTTGCTCAATCAAAAATTCACTCCTGCCGTGGTCGCCGGTGAGGCCGGATTGGAAAATATGGCGGCCTTAATTCGAACTTACTTTAATCTTGACGGCCACCATATACAGTTTAATGTTATCGATAGAAAAACCCTGCTTGCGGCGCAAAGCCAGCCGGAAGAATACAAGGATCTGATTGTCCGGGTAGCAGGCTATAGTGATTATTTTCATAATTTGGATAAAGAGCTGCAAGATGAGATCATCGCCAGAACTGAGCAGTCGTTTTAA
- a CDS encoding trans-4-hydroxy-L-proline dehydratase activase, whose translation MRKTLIFNIQKFCIHDGPGIRTTVFFKGCPLKCSWCHNPESQNSRQEMLYDKDKCSLCGQCARHCQVKAISITNGKILFDPHKCRLCKVCIDVCSNNAREIAGEEYSVAELMREIEKDRPFYEQSGGGVTLSGGEAMVQIDFVAELVATCRERGIAVAIDTCGQAPTENFLRIMEYVDIFLYDIKLLDPARHRDYTGQDNRLILDNLKVLSDQGANINLRLPLLAGVNDGPDHICRVIRLIQNFNISSINLLPYHDIGQGKYRKLARDYPAEGFDKPPAARVAEIKAAFEQENYQVKIGG comes from the coding sequence GTGAGAAAAACATTGATCTTCAATATTCAGAAGTTTTGTATTCATGATGGACCGGGAATTCGGACCACGGTTTTCTTTAAGGGGTGTCCGCTTAAGTGCTCCTGGTGCCATAACCCTGAAAGCCAAAATTCTCGCCAGGAGATGTTGTATGATAAAGATAAATGTAGTTTGTGCGGTCAATGTGCGCGGCACTGCCAAGTCAAGGCCATCAGCATAACCAACGGCAAAATACTGTTTGACCCGCATAAATGCCGGCTATGTAAGGTTTGTATTGATGTTTGCAGTAATAATGCGCGGGAAATAGCAGGAGAAGAATATTCCGTGGCCGAGTTGATGCGGGAAATTGAAAAAGACAGGCCGTTTTATGAACAATCCGGGGGCGGAGTGACTTTATCCGGCGGGGAGGCCATGGTGCAGATTGATTTTGTGGCAGAACTGGTCGCCACTTGCCGGGAACGGGGAATCGCGGTGGCGATAGATACGTGCGGTCAGGCACCTACGGAAAACTTCCTGCGAATTATGGAATACGTTGATATCTTTTTGTACGATATAAAGCTGCTGGACCCTGCCCGGCACAGGGATTACACCGGGCAGGATAACCGGCTGATCCTGGACAATCTGAAGGTGCTGTCGGACCAAGGCGCAAATATAAACTTACGCTTGCCGCTGCTTGCGGGAGTCAATGACGGTCCCGATCATATCTGCCGGGTGATCCGGCTTATTCAGAATTTCAACATCAGCAGCATCAACCTGCTGCCGTATCATGACATCGGGCAGGGGAAATACCGGAAACTGGCCAGGGACTATCCGGCCGAAGGTTTTGACAAACCGCCGGCTGCAAGGGTGGCGGAAATCAAAGCCGCATTTGAGCAGGAAAACTATCAGGTCAAGATTGGAGGGTAA
- a CDS encoding DMT family transporter: MGTDLRGPLFLSAAAGIWGGMYVVSKYALDTIPPFTLLFIRYFLAAVTLVWWSRLSGVNIIPRQDKGTLFQIGLFGYFLSLAAQFIGTKLSSAHMGAVITSLSPVFQSGFAILILGEKITARQMVAICLAFAGVLIVTGLPGFSNGDAFDSGTLFFLVAACLWGYYSVLTKKVADGVSPLQITTWGIILATLFSLPFAWWELTAWNVGDLVGLPILLSILYLAFFSTTIAYYCWNKGLLLMSPHKSGLFFFLQPVVGSILGYLILDEYLSISFFWGSLLILLGVYFVMKASN; the protein is encoded by the coding sequence ATGGGAACTGATTTGCGAGGACCTCTTTTTCTTTCGGCTGCGGCCGGCATCTGGGGCGGGATGTACGTAGTAAGCAAATATGCTTTGGATACCATTCCGCCGTTTACCCTCTTATTTATACGGTACTTTCTGGCAGCTGTCACGTTGGTTTGGTGGAGCCGGCTCAGCGGGGTAAACATAATCCCCCGGCAGGATAAAGGGACACTGTTTCAGATAGGTCTATTCGGATACTTTCTGTCTCTTGCCGCCCAGTTTATCGGCACCAAACTGTCGTCTGCCCACATGGGGGCCGTCATTACTTCTCTTTCACCGGTTTTTCAGTCCGGTTTTGCGATACTAATATTAGGCGAGAAAATTACAGCCAGACAGATGGTTGCTATCTGCCTGGCATTTGCCGGGGTGCTGATTGTCACCGGCTTGCCGGGGTTTAGCAACGGCGACGCATTTGATTCCGGTACCTTATTTTTCCTGGTTGCAGCTTGTTTGTGGGGATATTACTCGGTGTTAACCAAAAAAGTGGCGGATGGCGTTTCACCTCTGCAGATAACTACCTGGGGAATTATTTTGGCTACGTTATTCTCACTGCCATTTGCCTGGTGGGAATTAACCGCGTGGAATGTCGGGGATTTAGTCGGTCTGCCTATACTGCTCAGCATTTTATATTTGGCTTTTTTTTCTACGACAATAGCTTACTACTGTTGGAACAAAGGCCTGTTACTCATGAGTCCTCATAAATCCGGCCTGTTCTTCTTTCTTCAGCCGGTTGTGGGCAGCATTTTAGGGTATTTGATATTAGATGAATACTTATCGATTTCTTTCTTCTGGGGAAGTCTGCTCATATTATTGGGAGTTTACTTTGTCATGAAAGCAAGTAATTAG